From a region of the Thermus caldilimi genome:
- a CDS encoding TetR/AcrR family transcriptional regulator, which translates to MGTATRDRILEEAARLFTERGYEATSVQDLAEALGLSKAALYHHFRSKEEVLYEISLQALEGLRRQGERALSEPDPKVALLRFMEGHARFFEENRPFFVAMLQGLQSLSPEKRAVTIALRDRYEGMLRSILERGMALGVFRPLDVGLTARAILSLLNWMIRWFRPGGPLRAEEVARFYFDLILKGLEHGDS; encoded by the coding sequence ATGGGAACCGCCACACGCGACCGCATCCTGGAAGAAGCCGCCCGGCTTTTCACGGAAAGAGGCTACGAGGCGACCAGCGTCCAAGATCTGGCCGAGGCACTGGGCCTCTCCAAGGCGGCACTCTACCACCACTTCCGGAGCAAGGAGGAGGTTCTCTACGAGATCAGCCTTCAGGCCCTGGAGGGCCTTCGTCGCCAAGGAGAAAGAGCCCTATCCGAACCCGACCCCAAGGTAGCCCTTCTGCGCTTCATGGAAGGCCATGCCCGCTTCTTTGAAGAGAATCGGCCCTTTTTCGTGGCCATGCTTCAAGGGTTGCAAAGCCTCTCTCCCGAGAAGCGAGCTGTTACCATCGCCCTGCGCGACCGGTACGAGGGCATGCTCCGAAGCATCCTGGAGCGGGGCATGGCACTGGGGGTATTCCGCCCTCTGGATGTGGGCCTCACAGCCCGGGCCATCCTCTCCCTCCTCAACTGGATGATCCGCTGGTTCCGCCCGGGCGGGCCCTTGCGGGCGGAGGAGGTGGCCAGGTTCTACTTTGATCTCATCCTAAAGGGGTTAGAACATGGAGATTCCTGA
- a CDS encoding MaoC family dehydratase — protein MPMYFEDFQVGQRFTTPARTVTEADVVNFAGVSGDYNPIHTDAEFAKNTPFGQRIAHGLLVLSMLTGLRQRSGHFEGTIIAWMEIRNYKFLKPVFIGDTVRGESEILEKHETSKPDRGVVVQRVRVLNQRDEVVQEGEFVTLVRRKPQE, from the coding sequence ATGCCCATGTACTTTGAGGACTTCCAGGTAGGCCAGCGCTTTACCACCCCGGCCCGCACGGTAACCGAGGCGGACGTGGTGAACTTTGCCGGAGTTTCCGGGGACTACAACCCCATCCACACCGACGCCGAGTTTGCCAAGAACACCCCCTTCGGCCAGCGCATCGCCCATGGGCTTCTGGTCCTTTCCATGCTCACCGGCCTTCGGCAGCGGAGCGGGCACTTTGAGGGCACCATTATCGCCTGGATGGAGATCCGCAACTACAAGTTCCTGAAACCCGTATTTATAGGGGACACCGTGAGGGGGGAAAGCGAGATCCTGGAGAAACATGAAACCAGTAAACCCGACCGGGGTGTGGTGGTGCAGCGGGTACGGGTCCTGAACCAGCGGGACGAGGTAGTTCAAGAAGGAGAATTCGTCACCTTGGTCCGCAGGAAACCCCAGGAATAG
- the fbp gene encoding fructose-1,6-bisphosphate aldolase/phosphatase: MKITLSVLKADIGSVGGHTLPSRRVLAKVEEVVREEVGRLLLDAHVFHIGDDIVLLLSHTHGIRNASVHELAWKAFREGTQVAKEEGLYGAGQDLLKDAFSGNLHGLGPQVAEMEFEERPAEPFMVLAADKTEPGAFNLPLYLVFADPMYSSGLLLSSELRPGFRFRIMDLAQTERDSYIVLDAPERLYDIAALLRDSHRFGIESIWSRRYGEIAAVVSTTRLRNIAGRYVGKDDPVAIIRTQKIFPATEEFGPPFALAPFVAGDTRGSHHLPLMPVKANTPASTFFCVPMVCGLAFSLKEGRFSEPVDLFADPVWDAVRAKVVEKAQEMRRQGFYGPAMLPMEELEYTGIAERLKELEREFS; this comes from the coding sequence ATGAAAATCACCCTTAGCGTCCTCAAGGCCGACATCGGTTCCGTCGGAGGCCACACCTTACCCAGCCGCAGGGTGCTGGCCAAGGTGGAGGAGGTGGTACGGGAGGAGGTGGGCCGCCTGCTCTTGGACGCCCACGTATTCCATATCGGGGACGACATCGTCCTCCTCCTCTCGCATACCCACGGCATTCGAAACGCATCCGTCCACGAGCTGGCCTGGAAAGCCTTCCGGGAAGGTACCCAGGTGGCCAAGGAGGAGGGTCTTTACGGGGCCGGGCAGGATCTTTTGAAGGATGCCTTCTCCGGTAACCTCCACGGCCTGGGGCCCCAGGTGGCGGAGATGGAATTCGAGGAGCGCCCCGCCGAGCCCTTCATGGTGCTGGCCGCCGATAAGACCGAGCCCGGGGCCTTCAACCTGCCCCTATACCTGGTTTTCGCCGACCCCATGTACTCCTCTGGTCTCCTGCTTTCCTCGGAGCTGCGCCCCGGTTTCCGCTTTCGCATCATGGACCTAGCCCAGACGGAGAGGGATAGCTACATCGTTTTGGATGCTCCCGAAAGGCTTTATGACATAGCCGCCTTACTTAGGGACTCCCACCGCTTCGGGATAGAGTCCATCTGGTCCAGGCGCTACGGGGAAATTGCTGCGGTGGTGAGCACCACGCGCTTGCGGAACATCGCCGGGCGCTACGTGGGTAAGGACGATCCCGTGGCCATCATCCGCACCCAGAAGATCTTCCCCGCAACGGAGGAGTTCGGTCCACCCTTTGCCCTGGCGCCCTTCGTGGCCGGGGATACCCGGGGAAGCCACCACCTGCCCCTGATGCCGGTAAAGGCCAATACCCCTGCCTCCACGTTCTTCTGCGTACCCATGGTGTGCGGGCTGGCCTTCTCCCTCAAGGAGGGCCGGTTCTCTGAGCCTGTGGATCTCTTTGCGGATCCGGTCTGGGATGCGGTGCGGGCCAAGGTGGTGGAAAAAGCTCAGGAAATGCGCCGTCAGGGATTTTACGGCCCGGCCATGCTGCCCATGGAGGAGCTCGAATACACGGGCATTGCCGAGCGGCTGAAGGAGCTTGAACGGGAGTTCTCCTAG
- a CDS encoding acyl-CoA dehydrogenase family protein — protein MEIPEHKEIRQLARRFLEEAGPALAEYEAQEVFPWPLVKRMGELGFLGVFVPEELGGAGLDFWAYIALLEELGGYASLRSILSVQQSLVLTPLLTYGTPEQKKRYIPHLARGEILGAYGLTEPEAGSDAGSLRTRAYRDGDHYVLEGQKTFISHANVAQVFLIFAKTDPEKGSRGITAFLVEREDGVRTTPLKGKLGLRAADTGMVFLEGVRIPKDRVLGEEGQGFKIALSTLDTGRVSLAAGAVGLMQRALDLSLRYAKERHQFGRPIASFQLVQAHLAQMKLDLEASRLLTYQAVAKKLKGERYTLEASMAKLFASEAANRVAYRAIQVHGGYGFFEEYEVARLYRDARILTLYEGTSEVQTLVIGAHLTGIKAFGEG, from the coding sequence ATGGAGATTCCTGAACACAAGGAGATCCGGCAGCTGGCCAGGCGCTTTCTGGAAGAAGCAGGTCCTGCTCTGGCGGAGTACGAGGCCCAGGAAGTCTTTCCCTGGCCCCTGGTGAAGCGAATGGGGGAGCTGGGTTTTCTGGGGGTGTTCGTGCCCGAGGAGCTGGGAGGAGCTGGCCTGGACTTTTGGGCCTACATCGCCCTTCTGGAGGAGCTTGGGGGATACGCTTCCTTGCGCTCCATTCTTTCCGTGCAGCAAAGCCTGGTCCTCACCCCTCTCCTCACCTACGGCACCCCCGAGCAGAAGAAGCGCTACATCCCCCACCTGGCCCGGGGGGAAATCCTAGGGGCCTACGGCCTTACCGAGCCTGAGGCGGGCTCGGATGCAGGAAGCCTCCGCACCCGGGCTTACCGGGATGGCGATCACTATGTGCTGGAAGGACAGAAGACCTTCATCTCCCACGCCAACGTGGCCCAGGTGTTCCTCATCTTCGCCAAAACCGATCCAGAGAAAGGCAGCAGGGGCATAACTGCCTTCCTGGTGGAACGGGAGGACGGGGTACGCACCACGCCGTTAAAGGGAAAACTGGGGCTTAGGGCTGCGGACACGGGCATGGTCTTCCTGGAGGGGGTGCGCATACCCAAGGACAGGGTTTTGGGAGAGGAAGGACAGGGCTTCAAAATCGCCCTTTCCACCCTGGATACCGGCCGGGTTTCCCTGGCGGCGGGAGCGGTGGGGCTCATGCAACGGGCCTTGGACCTTTCCCTCCGCTACGCCAAGGAAAGGCACCAGTTCGGAAGGCCCATCGCCAGCTTTCAGCTGGTCCAGGCGCATCTGGCCCAGATGAAGCTGGACCTCGAGGCCAGCCGCCTCCTCACCTACCAGGCGGTGGCCAAGAAGCTTAAAGGGGAGCGGTATACCCTCGAGGCCAGCATGGCCAAGCTCTTTGCTTCCGAAGCTGCCAACCGCGTGGCCTACCGGGCTATCCAGGTCCACGGGGGCTACGGCTTCTTCGAGGAGTACGAGGTGGCCCGGCTTTATCGGGACGCCCGCATCCTCACCCTTTACGAGGGAACCAGCGAGGTGCAGACCCTGGTGATCGGGGCCCACCTCACCGGGATCAAAGCTTTTGGAGAAGGCTAG